The following proteins are co-located in the Leishmania major strain Friedlin complete genome, chromosome 30 genome:
- a CDS encoding putative aldehyde dehydrogenase encodes MFLCNLLMVDLCLRAYTVFKWLWACVAQTFDRYTAPTIEVPLPEVNFTAAPAVEPLHPRSAGEGQIQCYDKGTNVPIGTVKAFTPAEVREVVEKARKAQQVWALTPFSTRRKLLFALMDYILAHQEFICQTACVECGKTMMDGTLGEMLTTFEKLRWTAAHGEEVLQEEVRDVGLMTIHKRASVHYVPFGVIGAIVSWNYPFHNIYGPMISALFAGNAFVGKVSEYSSYYASYYESIVKDGLRQLGYSPDLVSFLTGFAETGEAVVASVDKLTFIGSPSVGKIIMRNAAATLTPVVLELGGKDPAIICEDVDLEQVIPVVMRGNFQNCGQNCVGLERILVQEKIHDQLVLEVTRLTRALTQGPASQGQYDLGAMTMGKAAIPKIQQLVDDTVKAGATLICGGKTTSDQFYPATILTDVTPDMPIAQEEVFGPVMVIMKFKTDQDAVKMVNACAYGLGSSVFSADIPRAQAIADRIRTGMVNINDFGINYLCQSLPFGGVKISGFDRFAGREGLRGNCIVRASTTDRIPGVKTTIPLILQYPISPAAFTFMENLAQVIYGRLPRMIASVSKLLVIKPSNGTDKKKA; translated from the coding sequence ATGTTTCTTTGCAACTTGCTCATGGTCGATCTCTGCTTGCGCGCCTACACCGTCTTCAAGTGgctgtgggcgtgcgtggcgcAGACGTTCGACCGCTACACCGCGCCTACGAtcgaggtgccgctgccagaGGTGAATttcacggcggcgccggccgTAGAGCCTCTCCACCCCCGCTCCGCCGGCGAGGGCCAGATTCAGTGCTATGATAAGGGTACGAACGTCCCCATTGGCACCGTGAAGGCGTTCACGCCGGCAGAGGTGCGCGAAGTGGTGGAGAAGGCCCGCAAAGCGCAGCAGGTCTGGGCCCTTACTCCCTTTTCCACCCGACGCAAACTGCTCTTCGCGCTCATGGACTACATCCTCGCCCACCAGGAGTTCATCTGCCAGACGGCCTGCGTGGAGTGCGGCAAGACGATGATGGATGGCACGCTTGGTGAGATGCTGACCACGTTCGAGAAGCTGCGCTGGACTGCAGCACACggtgaggaggtgctgcaagAAGAGGTGCGTGATGTCGGCCTCATGACCATCCACAAGCGCGCCAGCGTGCACTACGTCCCCTTCGGCGTCATTGGCGCCATCGTCTCGTGGAACTACCCGTTCCACAATATCTACGGTCCCATGATCTCCGCCCTCTTCGCCGGTAACGCCTTCGTCGGGAAGGTGTCCGAGTACTCGTCCTACTACGCCTCCTACTACGAGTCTATCGTGAAGGACGGCCTGCGCCAGCTTGGCTACTCGCCGGATCTCGTGTCCTTCCTCACAGGCTTCGCGGAGACGGGCGAGGCTGTCGTGGCGTCGGTAGACAAGCTCACCTTCATCGGGTCCCCTAGCGTTGGCAAGATCATCAtgcgcaacgccgcggcgacgctgacACCGGTTGTGCTGGAGCTCGGCGGCAAGGACCCGGCCATCATTTGCGAGGATGTTGACCTGGAGCAGGTGATCCCAGTCGTGATGCGCGGCAACTTCCAGAACTGCGGACAGAACTGCGTCGGCCTCGAGCGCATTCTGGTGCAGGAGAAGATCCACGACCAGTTGGTGCTCGAGGTGACTCGCCTGACGCGCGCCCTCACCCAGGGCCCCGCCTCGCAGGGCCAGTACGACCTCGGCGCCATGACAATGGGCAAGGCGGCCATCCCAAAGATCCAGCAGCTGGTCGACGATACGGTCAAGGCAGGCGCCACCCTCATCTGCGGCGGCAAGACCACGAGCGACCAGTTCTACCCCGCCACGATTCTGACGGACGTGACGCCAGACATGCCGATCGCTCAGGAGGAGGTGTTCGGCCCCGTGATGGTCATTATGAAGTTCAAGACGGACCAGGACGCCGTGAAGATGGTTAACGCGTGTGCCTACGGCCTCGGCTCCAGCGTGTTCAGCGCCGACAtcccgcgcgcgcaggccATCGCCGATCGCATCCGCACGGGTATGGTGAACATCAACGATTTTGGCATCAACTATCTATGCCAGTCGCTGCCGTTTGGTGGCGTGAAGATAAGCGGCTTTGACCGCTTTGCGGGTCGCGAGGGTCTGCGGGGCAACTGCATCGTGCGTGCCTCGACGACCGACCGCATTCCTGGCGTGAAGACGACCATCCCGTTGATTCTGCAGTACCCCATCAGCCCGGCCGCCTTCACCTTCATGGAGAACCTCGCTCAAGTGATCTAcggccgcctgccgcgcaTGATCGCCTCGGTCAGCAAGCTGCTCGTCATCAAGCCGAGCAACGGCACGGACAAGAAGAAGGCGTGA
- a CDS encoding putative mitogen-activated protein kinase encodes MASNAAANGSFGSSANAVQLVSTQRGRKVYCVRGQSFDIDDNYTVTSVIGHGAYGVVCAALDDRTFQEVAIKRVSRVFEDLIDGRRIWREILLLRILKECGCRNVLRLIRVLPPRDPIMEFRDLYLVTDLYDIDLFSIIRQNKCESIDLLRRISVRVLRCLADMHSMGIVHRDIKPSNILLRDEKNAEEVIVCDFGLARAGLHRLSEPLDLTDYVVTRWYRPPELLLMCPYSYPIDIWAVGCVMAEYAMQRPLFAGRDYIHQLQFVLSSIPITGVDFIERSSSSSGLANMNEIAKKYKGTRPLPQLLSKLPRDGLELVTEMLAFEPNKRITAQEALKHPFFSSVGGPDCKSYPAPPELDLGFDMHAEVSECQLRRAIWDELQYYRKQ; translated from the coding sequence ATGGCGTCCAACGCAGCCGCCAACGGCAGCTTTGGCTCCTCCGCCAATGCAGTGCAGCTCGTCTCAACGCAGCGCGGCCGAAAGGTGTACTGCGTGCGAGGGCAGAGCTTCGACATTGATGACAACTACACCGTGACGAGCGTAATCGGGCACGGTGCATAcggtgtggtgtgtgctgcgTTAGACGACCGCACGTTCCAAGAGGTGGCGATAAAGCGCGTGAGTCGCGTGTTTGAAGACTTGATCGATGGCCGCCGCATATGGCGCGAGATACTCCTTCTGCGCATCCTTAAAGAGTGCGGCTGTCGCAACGTTCTCCGGCTGATTCGTGTGCTGCCACCGCGAGACCCCATCATGGAGTTTCGCGACCTGTACTTGGTGACGGACCTCTATGACATTGATCTTTTCTCTATCATTCGTCAGAACAAGTGCGAGTCAATAGACCTGCTGCGTCGTATCAGCGTTCGGGTGCTTCGGTGTCTGGCTGACATGCACTCTATGGGCATAGTGCATCGTGACATCAAGCCCAGCAATATTCTGCTGCGTGACGAGAAGAATGCAGAGGAGGTGATAGTATGCGACTTTGGTCTGGCGCGCGCCGGCCTGCACAGATTGAGTGAGCCGCTAGACTTGACCGACTACGTCGTCACCCGGTGGTACCGCCCACCGGAGCTGCTTCTCATGTGTCCGTACAGCTACCCGATCGACATTTGGGCGGTCGGCTGCGTCATGGCCGAGTACGCTATGCAGCGGCCATTGTTCGCCGGCCGTGACTATATTCACCAGCTTCAGTTTGTACTCTCTAGCATTCCGATCACTGGGGTCGACTTCATCGAacgtagcagcagcagctccggaCTGGCCAACATGAACGAAATTGCCAAGAAGTACAAGGgcacccgcccgctgccgcagctgttgTCGAAGTTGCCAAGGGATGGGCTGGAACTGGTCACGGAGATGCTCGCCTTCGAGCCGAACAAGCGCATTAccgcgcaggaggcgctcaAGCACCCCTTCTTCAGCAGCGTTGGTGGGCCGGATTGCAAGTCTTACCCAGCCCCTCCAGAGCTCGACCTCGGCTTCGACATGCACGCAGAGGTTTCCGAgtgccagctgcgccgcgccatcTGGGACGAGTTGCAGTACTACAGAAAGCAGTAG